One Mycolicibacterium goodii genomic region harbors:
- a CDS encoding molybdopterin-dependent oxidoreductase, with translation MTGTPRIQRTTTVGQFHALLDHHVPKPTLQQRVDVDEFCGGIPQVPARVPSVRIGRRWVSLLWLAVLALAGLAVVVAVAMQLRTFGWVQHFIADYPGTSPTYAQPVTTGFPAWLRWQHFFNIVFMMFIMRSGLQILADHPRLYLNAGCRPGSEWFRMSHPVPADRTDKSDPPRVWTSKDDAVSLPKWLGIPGLRHSVGLARWWHFGFDLLWLINGVIFYVLLFGTDQWHRLVPQSWTVFPNALSTAIQYASLNFPANEGFAEYNGLQILAYFITVFIAAPLAVVTGLLQAPAVAARLGTGRGPFNRQVARTVHFAVLAWMLIFVVSHVAMVFATGALGNLNHIVLGTASHSYRALVIFAAAAVVVAVLWGIATPLTLRYPRAVQHTGRFMVGWAKAWMERTHPRASYTDNDISPYHWANGRPPSSAEYQRLRADNWADYSLRIAGLVENPTALSYRELLALPKHEQITQHYCIQGWSGVAKWGGVRVRDILDIVRPLPTARWVVFYSFGDGAEPGTGRYYDCHRIEHMREPMALLAYEMNGEPLPEMHGAPLRLRNELELGFKQVKWIAAIEFVESIADVGWGHGGYNEDHEYFGYRMPI, from the coding sequence GTGACGGGCACGCCGAGAATTCAACGCACGACCACGGTGGGGCAGTTTCATGCGCTCCTCGACCACCATGTGCCCAAGCCAACGCTGCAGCAGCGCGTCGACGTCGACGAATTCTGCGGCGGTATCCCCCAGGTGCCCGCGCGCGTGCCGTCGGTGCGGATCGGTCGACGATGGGTCAGCCTGCTGTGGCTCGCCGTGCTGGCACTCGCGGGGCTCGCCGTCGTGGTCGCGGTCGCCATGCAGCTGCGCACCTTCGGCTGGGTGCAGCATTTCATCGCGGACTATCCCGGCACGTCGCCGACCTACGCCCAACCCGTCACAACGGGATTCCCGGCATGGCTGCGCTGGCAGCACTTCTTCAACATCGTGTTCATGATGTTCATCATGCGGTCGGGTCTGCAGATCCTCGCCGACCATCCGCGGCTGTACCTCAACGCCGGATGCCGTCCGGGTTCGGAGTGGTTCCGGATGAGTCACCCGGTGCCCGCCGACCGTACCGACAAGAGCGACCCGCCGCGGGTGTGGACCTCGAAGGACGATGCGGTCTCGTTGCCGAAATGGTTGGGAATCCCTGGTCTTCGGCACTCGGTCGGCTTGGCGCGCTGGTGGCATTTCGGGTTCGACCTGCTGTGGCTGATCAACGGTGTCATCTTCTATGTGCTGTTGTTCGGCACCGATCAATGGCACCGCCTGGTGCCCCAGTCCTGGACGGTGTTCCCCAACGCGTTGTCGACGGCCATTCAGTATGCGTCGCTGAACTTCCCGGCCAACGAGGGTTTCGCCGAGTACAACGGTCTGCAGATCCTGGCCTACTTCATCACGGTGTTCATCGCCGCACCGCTGGCTGTCGTCACCGGTCTGCTGCAGGCGCCCGCCGTCGCCGCGCGACTCGGCACGGGCCGCGGGCCGTTCAACCGTCAGGTCGCCCGCACCGTGCACTTCGCGGTGTTGGCCTGGATGCTGATCTTCGTCGTCAGTCACGTCGCGATGGTGTTCGCAACGGGTGCGCTCGGCAACCTCAACCACATCGTGCTGGGGACTGCCAGCCACTCCTACCGGGCTCTGGTGATCTTCGCGGCCGCCGCGGTCGTCGTCGCGGTGCTGTGGGGCATCGCCACGCCGCTGACGCTCCGTTACCCGCGGGCCGTCCAGCACACCGGCCGGTTCATGGTCGGCTGGGCCAAGGCCTGGATGGAGCGCACCCACCCGAGGGCGTCCTACACGGACAACGACATCTCGCCCTATCACTGGGCCAACGGCCGGCCACCGTCCTCCGCGGAATACCAACGGCTGCGGGCCGACAACTGGGCGGACTACTCGCTGCGCATCGCCGGTCTGGTGGAGAACCCGACCGCCCTGTCCTACCGCGAACTGCTGGCGTTGCCCAAACACGAACAGATCACCCAGCACTACTGCATCCAGGGCTGGTCGGGTGTCGCCAAATGGGGCGGGGTCCGCGTGCGCGACATCCTCGACATCGTGCGTCCGCTGCCGACGGCGCGCTGGGTGGTGTTCTATTCGTTCGGCGACGGCGCCGAACCCGGCACCGGCCGGTACTACGACTGCCACCGCATCGAGCACATGCGTGAGCCCATGGCACTGCTCGCCTACGAGATGAACGGCGAACCACTGCCCGAAATGCACGGTGCCCCATTGCGTCTGCGCAACGAACTGGAACTCGGGTTCAAACAGGTCAAGTGGATCGCGGCCATCGAGTTCGTCGAGAGCATCGCCGACGTGGGCTGGGGACACGGCGGC
- the fmdA gene encoding formamidase, with protein MPEVVFSVDQSKSMRDQAVPGHNRWHPDIPAAATVKPGSEFRIECKEWTDGQIGNNDSANDVRDVDLAPCHMLSGPIKVEGAEPGDLLIVDILDIGPVPQTNGPNCGEGWGYSGIFAKVNGGGFLTDYYPDAYKAIWDFHGQQCTSRHVPGVRYTGITHPGLFGTAPSPDLLAKWNERERALIATDPDRVPPLALPPLVDGTLGGTASGDLLQAISNDGARTVPPRENGGNHDIKNFTRGSRIFYPVFVEGAMLSGGDLHFSQGDGEINFCGAIEMGGFIDMHVDLIKGGMETYGVTTNPIFMPGRVEPLYSEWLTFIGISVDHAENRNAYMDATMAYRNACLNAIEYMKKWGYTGEQAYLILGTSPIEGRIGGVVDIPNACCSVFLPTEIFDFDIRPGGKGPQKVDRGQVAVTS; from the coding sequence ATGCCCGAAGTAGTTTTCAGCGTCGATCAATCGAAATCGATGCGGGATCAGGCCGTCCCCGGCCACAACCGCTGGCACCCCGACATCCCGGCAGCCGCAACGGTCAAGCCCGGCAGTGAATTCCGGATCGAATGCAAGGAGTGGACCGACGGCCAGATCGGGAACAACGATTCGGCCAACGACGTTCGTGACGTCGACCTCGCCCCGTGCCACATGTTGTCCGGACCCATCAAGGTCGAAGGCGCCGAACCCGGTGACCTGCTGATCGTCGACATCCTCGACATCGGTCCGGTGCCGCAGACCAATGGGCCGAACTGCGGTGAGGGATGGGGTTATTCGGGCATCTTCGCCAAGGTCAACGGTGGCGGCTTCCTCACCGACTACTACCCGGACGCCTACAAGGCGATCTGGGATTTCCACGGCCAGCAGTGCACCTCACGGCATGTGCCCGGCGTTCGTTACACCGGCATCACCCACCCGGGCCTGTTCGGCACGGCGCCGTCGCCGGACCTGCTGGCGAAATGGAACGAGCGCGAACGCGCGCTGATCGCCACGGATCCGGACCGGGTGCCGCCGCTGGCGTTGCCGCCGCTGGTGGACGGGACGCTCGGCGGCACCGCCTCGGGTGACCTGCTGCAGGCGATCTCCAACGACGGGGCCCGCACGGTGCCGCCCCGGGAGAACGGCGGCAACCACGACATCAAGAACTTCACCCGGGGCAGCCGGATCTTCTACCCGGTGTTCGTCGAGGGTGCCATGCTGTCCGGCGGCGACCTGCACTTCTCACAGGGTGACGGCGAGATCAACTTCTGCGGGGCCATCGAGATGGGCGGCTTCATCGACATGCACGTCGACCTCATCAAGGGCGGCATGGAGACCTACGGCGTCACCACCAACCCGATCTTCATGCCGGGCCGGGTGGAGCCGCTCTACTCCGAATGGCTCACGTTCATCGGCATCTCGGTGGACCACGCCGAGAACCGCAACGCCTACATGGATGCGACGATGGCGTACCGCAACGCCTGCCTCAACGCCATCGAGTACATGAAGAAGTGGGGCTACACCGGTGAACAGGCCTACCTGATCCTCGGCACCTCACCGATCGAAGGCCGCATCGGCGGCGTCGTGGACATCCCGAACGCGTGCTGTTCGGTGTTCCTGCCGACCGAGATCTTCGACTTCGACATCCGCCCCGGCGGCAAGGGGCCGCAGAAGGTCGACCGCGGTCAGGTCGCAGTCACCTCCTAG
- a CDS encoding alpha/beta hydrolase family protein, whose protein sequence is MKFLFDDESFSFETLRAAGYANYGGADLGDVLVTARAIPEGDETAWFREWKATAERVEALGRRSQAAGHTVSAREALLRASNYYRTAEFYRRENPWDDAEARDAFERSRATFLDAMALFDFGFEPVAIPYEGTTLPGYLYLVDDRPRPTVIFNGGYDSTLEESYVALAAAALARGYHVLAFDGPGQGAALREQRLTFRPDWEAVLTPVMDYALTRPEIAPDAVAVFGYSMGGFLVARAAAFEDRFAGVIVDDGVYDFRSAMTNVMPPFLAEWVEQGNDDYANAVFGLMMSNSTGIRWIMRNGMWNFGLDSPAELARAFRAYTLAGVADRITAPVLVLDAENDQFFQGEPERAAAAMVNSKTTLVTLYEADGAGEHCHLGAVHRAHQVVFDWLDELVGA, encoded by the coding sequence ATGAAATTTCTGTTCGACGACGAGTCGTTCTCGTTCGAAACTCTCCGCGCAGCCGGATACGCAAACTACGGCGGCGCAGATCTGGGCGACGTCCTGGTCACCGCCAGGGCCATCCCTGAGGGTGACGAGACGGCCTGGTTTAGGGAGTGGAAAGCGACGGCCGAACGCGTCGAGGCGCTGGGTCGCCGGTCACAAGCGGCGGGTCACACGGTGAGCGCACGGGAGGCGTTGCTGCGGGCTTCGAACTACTACCGCACCGCGGAGTTCTACCGTCGCGAAAACCCCTGGGACGACGCCGAAGCGAGGGACGCCTTCGAGCGATCCCGCGCCACGTTCCTCGACGCGATGGCACTGTTCGACTTCGGATTCGAGCCGGTGGCGATACCGTACGAGGGCACCACCCTGCCGGGCTATCTCTACCTGGTGGACGACCGCCCTCGGCCGACCGTGATCTTCAACGGCGGGTACGACTCAACCCTCGAAGAGTCCTATGTCGCGCTGGCCGCGGCCGCCCTGGCCCGCGGGTACCACGTACTGGCGTTCGACGGTCCCGGACAGGGCGCGGCGCTGCGCGAGCAGCGGTTGACCTTCCGTCCCGATTGGGAAGCCGTGCTGACGCCCGTGATGGATTACGCGCTCACACGTCCCGAGATCGCACCGGACGCCGTCGCGGTGTTCGGCTACAGCATGGGCGGTTTCTTGGTGGCCCGAGCAGCCGCCTTCGAGGACCGCTTCGCCGGTGTCATCGTCGACGACGGGGTCTATGACTTCCGCTCGGCCATGACCAACGTCATGCCGCCGTTCCTCGCCGAGTGGGTCGAGCAGGGCAACGACGACTACGCGAATGCCGTTTTCGGACTGATGATGTCAAACAGCACCGGAATCCGATGGATCATGCGGAACGGCATGTGGAATTTCGGACTCGACTCCCCCGCCGAGTTGGCGCGAGCTTTCCGCGCCTACACGCTGGCCGGCGTCGCCGACCGGATCACTGCACCGGTGCTGGTGCTCGACGCCGAGAACGACCAGTTTTTCCAAGGCGAACCTGAGCGCGCAGCTGCGGCGATGGTCAACTCGAAGACAACTCTGGTGACGCTCTACGAAGCCGACGGCGCAGGCGAACACTGTCACCTCGGTGCGGTGCACCGGGCCCATCAGGTCGTGTTCGACTGGCTCGACGAACTCGTGGGCGCGTAG
- a CDS encoding MarR family winged helix-turn-helix transcriptional regulator — protein MAAGQQRNANLLLPLVRLTQHAESAIERVLADASLKIEDWRVLDELTGRRTVPMTDLAQATLITGPTLTRTVDRLVSQGIIYRTADAHDRRRVLVALTPRGRTLRNRLADAVAEAERAAFESCGLDIEQLRELVGNTTHLTS, from the coding sequence ATGGCCGCCGGACAGCAGCGCAACGCCAACCTCTTGCTGCCGTTGGTGCGCCTGACCCAGCACGCGGAGTCCGCGATCGAGCGCGTGCTGGCGGATGCGTCACTCAAGATCGAGGACTGGCGTGTGCTCGACGAGTTGACGGGCCGTCGCACCGTCCCGATGACCGATCTGGCGCAGGCCACCCTGATCACCGGTCCCACGCTCACGAGGACCGTGGATCGCCTTGTCTCGCAAGGAATCATCTACCGCACCGCTGACGCGCACGACCGTCGCCGCGTCCTCGTCGCCCTCACGCCCAGGGGGCGGACGCTGCGCAACCGGCTCGCCGACGCGGTGGCCGAGGCCGAACGTGCCGCCTTCGAGTCCTGCGGACTCGACATCGAGCAGCTGCGCGAACTGGTCGGCAACACCACGCATTTGACTTCGTAA
- a CDS encoding substrate-binding domain-containing protein gives MQDGEVEFRVGLVIPLQGPAGIFAPSCEAVAELAAKEVNDRGGLQGRKVTIEVLDGGAPGDEVARTVADRLRGHGLDAVTGWHISAVRNRLSPVVRDRIPYVYTSLYEGGERTPGVFCTGETPRIQIAPALAWLRDHFGIRSWCLVGDDYVWPRRSAAAARAYCRDLQLDLKQEIYVPYGSDDFRAPVRKAIASGAQAVLMLLVGQDAVLFNREFARASGHDRMARFSPLMEENMLLASGAGSTENLYVAAAYFSSLATAGAMDLMGSYVARYGVDAPPLNAMAESCYEGLLALEAVFQRARSSAIPDLMVSAGEAGFDGPRGPMTMRHSEFDQQVYIASADGYDFDILDTLSPVGARD, from the coding sequence GTGCAGGACGGCGAGGTTGAGTTCCGCGTCGGGCTGGTGATTCCGCTTCAGGGACCAGCTGGCATCTTCGCGCCCTCATGCGAGGCGGTGGCCGAGCTCGCGGCCAAAGAGGTCAACGACCGCGGCGGATTACAGGGCCGCAAGGTCACCATCGAGGTGCTCGACGGCGGGGCGCCCGGCGACGAGGTCGCCCGAACCGTGGCCGACCGGCTGCGCGGCCACGGGCTGGACGCGGTGACCGGGTGGCACATCTCGGCGGTGCGCAACCGGCTCTCGCCGGTGGTCAGGGATCGGATTCCGTACGTGTACACCTCGCTGTACGAGGGCGGTGAGCGCACACCCGGCGTGTTCTGCACCGGCGAGACACCGCGCATCCAGATCGCACCCGCCCTCGCCTGGCTGCGCGACCACTTCGGGATCCGTTCCTGGTGCCTGGTCGGGGACGACTACGTCTGGCCACGGCGCTCGGCGGCCGCCGCCCGGGCCTACTGCCGGGATCTGCAACTGGACCTGAAACAGGAGATCTACGTCCCCTACGGGTCGGACGATTTCCGCGCCCCGGTCCGCAAGGCCATCGCATCCGGTGCACAGGCCGTGCTCATGCTGCTCGTGGGCCAAGACGCCGTGCTGTTCAACCGCGAGTTCGCGCGCGCCAGCGGCCATGACCGGATGGCCCGGTTCAGCCCGCTGATGGAGGAGAACATGCTGCTGGCCAGCGGTGCCGGTTCCACCGAGAACCTCTACGTCGCAGCGGCATACTTCAGCTCACTGGCCACCGCGGGCGCGATGGACCTGATGGGCAGCTACGTGGCCCGCTACGGTGTGGACGCGCCGCCGCTCAACGCGATGGCCGAATCCTGCTATGAGGGGCTCCTCGCGCTCGAGGCGGTCTTCCAGCGGGCCCGCTCCTCCGCCATCCCGGATCTGATGGTGTCTGCCGGCGAAGCGGGCTTCGACGGACCACGCGGCCCGATGACCATGCGGCACAGCGAATTCGACCAGCAGGTCTACATCGCCAGCGCCGACGGTTACGACTTCGACATCCTCGACACGCTGAGTCCGGTCGGCGCTCGCGACTGA
- a CDS encoding FmdB family zinc ribbon protein: MPTYTFRCSNCGPFDLTRAIAEHSSTPACPECQTPARRVFGSVPLTTFTAGHHRAFDAAAASAESPTVVKSIPAGADRPRAPRRNPGLQSLPRW; encoded by the coding sequence ATGCCGACCTACACATTTCGTTGTTCGAACTGCGGTCCCTTCGATCTGACGCGGGCGATCGCTGAGCATTCATCGACACCGGCGTGCCCGGAGTGCCAGACGCCCGCGCGGCGGGTGTTCGGATCAGTACCGCTGACGACGTTCACCGCCGGACACCACCGGGCGTTCGACGCGGCGGCCGCGAGTGCGGAGAGCCCGACGGTGGTGAAATCGATACCCGCCGGCGCGGATCGTCCGCGGGCACCGCGACGCAATCCGGGCCTGCAGAGTCTGCCGAGGTGGTAG
- a CDS encoding TetR/AcrR family transcriptional regulator, whose protein sequence is MAKKTAPQRTSGGPVLLDDVTAAIESAFFEELAAVGYGRLSVDAVARRAGVGKAAIYRRWKSKEALAADLIANVAVAAIAVPDTGTLRGDIREYLRNGREALSHRLARTIIPDLIAEASRNPAYGAMVSDLIREPRRGKAATLFRRAGERGEIAQDVDVDVALDILAGALYWRQSVMQAGADDDYLDRLTEAILTVVGAAK, encoded by the coding sequence GTGGCCAAGAAAACCGCACCACAGCGCACATCCGGGGGGCCGGTGCTGCTCGACGACGTCACAGCCGCAATCGAGTCGGCGTTCTTCGAAGAACTGGCCGCCGTCGGCTACGGCCGACTGTCCGTCGACGCAGTGGCTCGACGCGCCGGTGTGGGAAAGGCCGCGATCTACCGCCGCTGGAAATCGAAGGAGGCGCTGGCAGCCGATCTCATAGCCAACGTCGCCGTCGCGGCGATCGCAGTCCCCGACACAGGAACGTTGCGCGGTGACATCCGCGAGTATCTCCGCAACGGCAGGGAAGCGCTCTCGCATCGCTTGGCGCGCACCATCATCCCGGACCTGATCGCAGAGGCATCCCGCAATCCCGCGTATGGCGCGATGGTGTCGGACCTGATCCGAGAACCCCGGCGCGGCAAGGCAGCTACCCTCTTCCGGCGCGCCGGGGAACGCGGCGAGATCGCCCAGGACGTCGACGTCGACGTCGCACTCGACATCCTCGCCGGCGCGCTGTACTGGCGACAGTCGGTGATGCAGGCCGGCGCCGACGACGACTATCTCGACCGGCTCACCGAAGCCATTCTCACAGTGGTCGGCGCCGCCAAGTGA
- a CDS encoding AmiS/UreI family transporter, producing MGGVGLFYVGAVLIIDGLMLLGRISPRGATPLNFFVGTLQVVTPTVLILQSGGDADVIFAASGLYLFGFTYLWVAINNVTDWGGEGLGWFSLFVAIAALGYSWHAFTVEADPAFGVIWLLWAVLWFLFFLLLGLRRDALGPAVGFVAVVDGVLTAAIPAFLIVSGNWQTGPLAAAVIAVIGFAAVILAFPIGRRLAAPPETTATPAATAAGK from the coding sequence ATGGGCGGAGTCGGACTCTTCTATGTCGGGGCAGTGCTCATCATCGACGGGCTGATGCTGCTCGGTCGCATCAGTCCACGCGGGGCAACGCCGCTGAACTTCTTCGTCGGCACGCTGCAGGTGGTCACCCCGACCGTGCTCATCCTCCAGTCCGGCGGCGACGCGGACGTGATCTTCGCGGCCTCAGGGCTCTACCTGTTCGGCTTCACCTACCTGTGGGTGGCCATCAACAACGTGACCGACTGGGGCGGAGAAGGTCTCGGCTGGTTCTCGCTGTTCGTCGCGATCGCCGCACTCGGCTATTCGTGGCACGCGTTCACCGTCGAGGCCGACCCGGCGTTCGGGGTGATCTGGCTGCTGTGGGCCGTACTGTGGTTCTTGTTCTTCCTGCTGCTCGGTTTGCGACGCGATGCGCTGGGACCGGCCGTCGGCTTCGTCGCCGTGGTCGACGGCGTGCTCACCGCCGCCATCCCCGCCTTCCTGATCGTCTCCGGCAACTGGCAGACCGGACCATTGGCGGCGGCTGTCATCGCCGTGATCGGTTTCGCCGCAGTCATTCTCGCGTTCCCCATCGGGCGGCGGCTCGCCGCGCCGCCAGAGACCACCGCGACACCGGCCGCAACCGCGGCCGGCAAATAA